In Paenibacillus sp. G2S3, a single window of DNA contains:
- a CDS encoding LacI family DNA-binding transcriptional regulator, with protein sequence MNIHDVAKRSGLSVVTVSRVLNNSPSVREGNRRKVLSAMEELNYQPNSAARSLVRGKTGVIGMSITNFNDSFYDRVIRVVNRKLAEQGYFLALSIAENEDEGVNFLFQKDRVDGIILLSPIEEKEYVEELKRKNIPFVLLDNQLQHEDVPSVVVDNYQGGYEATKHLIGLGHTQIAYIGGPSVFLSVAERKRGYVQALDEAGLTPFGTEYCGFTVSSGYEVAKRWIREDKLPTAIFSGDDFIALGVVQALREEGILVPQDISVVGFDDQQFVDEFYPRLTTVRQPEAQMGSIGVDLLMKLINGEVMPAAITKLAPQLLVRESTASVRLT encoded by the coding sequence ATGAACATTCATGATGTAGCCAAAAGGTCGGGGCTCTCTGTAGTGACCGTATCCAGAGTTCTTAACAATTCACCTTCTGTACGTGAAGGCAATAGGCGGAAAGTGCTGAGTGCTATGGAGGAATTAAATTATCAGCCCAATTCGGCGGCGCGAAGTCTCGTGCGCGGCAAGACGGGAGTCATCGGTATGTCGATTACCAACTTTAACGATTCTTTCTATGACCGCGTGATTCGCGTGGTGAACCGGAAGCTGGCAGAACAAGGTTACTTCTTGGCCCTGTCCATAGCCGAGAATGAGGATGAAGGCGTTAACTTCCTGTTTCAGAAGGACCGCGTTGACGGGATTATCCTGTTGTCTCCGATTGAAGAAAAAGAATATGTGGAGGAGCTAAAAAGAAAAAACATTCCGTTTGTCTTGCTGGATAACCAGCTTCAGCATGAGGATGTTCCCAGTGTCGTCGTTGATAACTATCAAGGGGGGTATGAAGCTACCAAGCACTTGATTGGTCTTGGACACACCCAGATCGCCTATATTGGTGGCCCTTCGGTATTCCTGAGTGTAGCGGAGCGTAAGCGGGGATATGTACAGGCGCTGGATGAAGCGGGGCTAACACCCTTCGGCACGGAATATTGCGGATTTACGGTAAGTAGCGGTTATGAGGTGGCCAAGAGATGGATTCGTGAAGATAAGCTGCCGACAGCCATTTTTTCCGGAGACGATTTTATTGCTCTAGGTGTTGTTCAAGCCCTGCGTGAGGAGGGGATTCTGGTACCTCAGGATATCTCAGTGGTTGGCTTTGATGATCAGCAGTTCGTAGATGAATTTTATCCCCGGTTGACGACAGTCAGACAGCCTGAGGCGCAAATGGGCAGCATTGGTGTTGATTTGCTGATGAAATTAATCAATGGGGAGGTGATGCCGGCTGCTATAACGAAGCTCGCTCCTCAGCTTCTCGTGCGTGAATCCACCGCATCTGTAAGGTTAACCTAA